In Nitratiruptor sp. YY09-18, a single window of DNA contains:
- a CDS encoding Uma2 family endonuclease, with protein sequence MGARGILEHYTYEDYKLWEGDWELIGGVAYAMAPSPVKRYQNLNVKIVTQLEEAFENCPECEVLVEEDYKIAEDTVVCQNIAVVCDDENENYIAKAPLIVVEIISPKTARRDEVIKFSLYEKEGDSSHETYEFTKSKCPAKIDFARVFKKYRK encoded by the coding sequence ATGGGAGCACGGGGCATTTTAGAACATTATACATATGAAGATTATAAACTATGGGAAGGCGATTGGGAACTCATTGGTGGAGTAGCCTATGCGATGGCACCATCTCCAGTGAAACGCTATCAGAATTTGAATGTAAAAATCGTTACACAATTGGAAGAAGCGTTTGAAAATTGTCCAGAATGCGAAGTATTGGTAGAAGAAGATTACAAGATTGCAGAAGATACAGTTGTGTGCCAAAATATTGCAGTGGTATGTGATGATGAGAATGAAAACTACATAGCAAAAGCTCCACTTATAGTCGTAGAGATAATCTCTCCTAAAACTGCACGACGTGATGAGGTAATAAAATTTTCTCTCTACGAAAAAGAGGGAGACTCTTCTCACGAAACTTATGAGTTTACCAAGAGCAAGTGCCCTGCAAAAATAGATTTTGCAAGGGTGTTTAAAAAATATAGAAAATAG
- a CDS encoding fumarylacetoacetate hydrolase family protein — MQTLTFQNQKITPCKIVCVGRNYVEHIHELGNEIPDEPVYFIKPNSSIGSHLIAQEGLHYEGEMSFLIQNRKIAGVGFGLDLTRRDIQSRLKAKGLPWERAKAFKGAALFSEFVYIDDWSDLELRLYKNGELVQQGSVKQMIYKPDFLVEDIERIFGLDDGDIIMSGTPKGVGEVSAGDRFKGKIYQDGKQLVSVEFIANAADRNLLL; from the coding sequence ATGCAAACTCTCACTTTTCAAAACCAAAAAATAACTCCTTGTAAAATTGTTTGTGTCGGCAGAAACTATGTAGAGCATATCCATGAGCTTGGTAATGAGATCCCCGATGAGCCGGTCTACTTTATCAAGCCAAATTCATCAATTGGCTCACATCTCATTGCCCAGGAGGGACTGCACTATGAAGGAGAGATGAGCTTTTTAATCCAAAATAGAAAAATTGCTGGTGTTGGTTTTGGGCTTGATCTGACCCGCCGTGACATTCAAAGCAGGCTCAAGGCAAAGGGGCTTCCTTGGGAGAGGGCAAAAGCTTTCAAAGGCGCTGCACTTTTTAGTGAGTTTGTATATATTGATGATTGGAGTGATTTGGAACTTCGCCTTTATAAAAATGGAGAACTTGTACAGCAAGGTTCAGTAAAGCAGATGATTTACAAACCAGATTTTTTAGTAGAAGATATAGAGCGTATTTTTGGACTTGATGATGGAGATATCATAATGAGTGGTACACCAAAAGGGGTTGGAGAGGTGAGCGCAGGAGATAGATTCAAAGGTAAAATTTATCAAGATGGCAAGCAGCTTGTGAGTGTCGAATTTATAGCAAATGCTGCAGATAGAAATCTACT